From the genome of Clavibacter nebraskensis NCPPB 2581:
CACCCCAATGCTCCGCCAGTAGGAGGAGCTCACGACGTACTGGCTGGCGACCGCCACCAGCACGGCGACGGCGGTGAGGAGGCGGACGACCGCCCAGGTGATGCGCATGCCCCACCGTCCCACACGGGCCGGGCGACGGCGATCCGCGGACCATCGGCGCCCGCCGGCGCGGCCTAGGCTGGCGGGATGCATGGTGAGTACAAGGTCCCCGGCGGCAAGCTCGTCGTGGTCGACCTGGACGTGACCGACGGCCGCATCTCCGGCTTCCGCCTCGCGGGCGACTTCTTCCTGGAGCCCGACGACGCGCTCGAGGCGATCGACGGGGCCGTCAACGGCCTCCCGGAGGACAGCGACGCCGCCGCGATCACCGCCGCCATCCGCCGCGCGCTCCCGCCGGAGGCCACGCTCCTCGGCTTCTCGCCCGAGGCCGTCGCCGTCGCGATCCGCCGCTCGCTCGCCCGCGCCACGAACTGGGGCGACTACGAGTGGGAGGTCATCCACGATCGCGCCTACCGTCCCGTCGAGCAGATGGCGCTGGACCAGGTGCTCGCCGAGGAGGTCGGCGCCGGCCGCCGGAACCCCACGCTGCGCATCTGGGAGTGGGACCAGCCGGCCGTCGTCATCGGCAGCTTCCAGTCGCTCCGCAACGAGGTCGACGCCGAGCAGGCCGCGGCCCACGGGTTCGACGTCGTGCGCCGCGTCTCCGGCGGCGGCGCCATGTACATGGAGGCGGGCGCCGTCATCACGTACTCGATCTACGCCCCCGTCGACCTCGTGCAGGGCATGACCTTCGCGGACTCCTACGCCTACCTCGACGAGTGGGTCATCACCGCGCTCCGGTCGCTCGGCATCGACGCGTCGTACCAGCCGCTCAACGACATCACGAGCCCCAGCGGCAAGATCGGCGGCGCTGCGCAGAAGCGCCTGGGCGCCGGAGCCGTGCTGCACCACGTCACCATGAGCTACGACATGGACGGCGAGAAGATGGTGCAGGTGCTGCGCATCGGCCGCGAGAAGATCAGCGACAAGGGCATCACGAGCGCCGCCAAGCGCGTG
Proteins encoded in this window:
- a CDS encoding lipoate--protein ligase family protein, which codes for MHGEYKVPGGKLVVVDLDVTDGRISGFRLAGDFFLEPDDALEAIDGAVNGLPEDSDAAAITAAIRRALPPEATLLGFSPEAVAVAIRRSLARATNWGDYEWEVIHDRAYRPVEQMALDQVLAEEVGAGRRNPTLRIWEWDQPAVVIGSFQSLRNEVDAEQAAAHGFDVVRRVSGGGAMYMEAGAVITYSIYAPVDLVQGMTFADSYAYLDEWVITALRSLGIDASYQPLNDITSPSGKIGGAAQKRLGAGAVLHHVTMSYDMDGEKMVQVLRIGREKISDKGITSAAKRVDPLRSQTGMSRADIIDRMKDTFTGLYGGKPGQVTAEEWAKTRQLVDDKFSTREWLTRVP